From the Acidilutibacter cellobiosedens genome, one window contains:
- a CDS encoding Mu transposase C-terminal domain-containing protein has translation MRFTVNTIIKWEVEDEKQSLERILFLDQDLLYVININDNSLPFPRKISDINEALFDERAQIVNEDPYLLLISDEELPPKHKEKRDKAWKIIKNFVRNEPEIFEPTYRRKLIKKTVEQFDVSENTVASYLKRYWKRGKTPNALVPDYRYCGGPGKERTAGKVKRGRPRKHQNITGEGINITEDIKKTFRIAINKYYYTTAKNSLVLTYELMRKEYFVDGFIEANGVKIPIIKPQSQIPSFGQFRYWFEKERNIKREITSRYSNKKYQKQYRPIIGNTASDVLQPGTFEIDCQVGDVYLVSRFNKNWVIGRPAIYAVIDKFSRVICGIYIGLETGSYVGAMMALLNATMDKVRFCKQYGIEIHEEDWPIHYLPETIIADRGELEGGNIEDLINILNVKVQNTPPYRADLKSAVERFFGLTNERVKPFLPGVVDLDGRERGDKDYRLKAKLDLYQFTQIMIKCILYHNNYYNLNYYKRDEMMIADDVPCIPIKLWSWGIANRGGTLRTVPEDVVKLALMPSDTATVTAKGVKYKDMYYASTSMLKGQAFVNARTKGTWKVKISFDPRDMNYIYVHGKGINDYEKCYLIDGNSRYKDKAIEEIEYLLAVERMQKEKSEDAVAQAKTQLIVEIEDIVEEANDDYKRETNPIKSDKQRVKNIRENRKAEKTVRRTEEVFELGHEDENHYSSIISSKKGFEEEKSTLDLFFRKQKEGLANGGGLDSKW, from the coding sequence ATGAGATTTACAGTTAATACAATAATAAAGTGGGAAGTTGAAGATGAAAAACAGAGTTTAGAACGAATTCTTTTTCTTGATCAGGATTTATTGTATGTAATAAATATAAATGATAACTCGCTACCCTTTCCAAGAAAAATTTCCGATATAAATGAAGCACTATTCGACGAACGAGCACAAATTGTTAACGAAGATCCTTATTTATTACTAATATCAGATGAAGAGCTGCCACCAAAACATAAAGAAAAAAGGGATAAAGCATGGAAGATAATTAAAAATTTTGTAAGAAATGAGCCCGAAATATTTGAACCAACATATCGCAGAAAACTTATTAAGAAAACTGTTGAACAGTTTGATGTTAGTGAAAATACTGTTGCCAGCTATCTAAAAAGATATTGGAAAAGAGGGAAAACCCCTAATGCTTTAGTTCCAGATTATAGATATTGTGGAGGTCCAGGAAAAGAGAGAACGGCTGGAAAAGTAAAAAGGGGTAGACCTCGAAAACACCAGAACATAACTGGAGAAGGAATAAATATTACGGAAGATATAAAAAAAACCTTCCGTATTGCTATAAATAAATATTATTACACCACGGCAAAAAACTCTTTGGTTTTAACCTATGAACTGATGAGGAAAGAATATTTTGTAGATGGTTTTATAGAGGCAAATGGAGTGAAAATACCTATTATAAAGCCTCAATCGCAGATTCCGAGTTTTGGGCAGTTTCGATATTGGTTTGAGAAAGAAAGAAACATCAAAAGAGAGATTACCAGCCGATATAGTAATAAAAAATATCAAAAGCAATATCGACCTATTATAGGAAACACTGCTAGTGACGTTCTGCAACCTGGGACTTTTGAAATAGATTGCCAGGTGGGGGATGTCTATTTAGTATCAAGGTTTAATAAAAATTGGGTTATTGGTAGACCTGCTATCTATGCGGTTATTGATAAATTTAGCCGTGTCATATGTGGAATATATATTGGCCTTGAAACAGGTTCTTATGTTGGTGCAATGATGGCACTTTTAAATGCAACTATGGATAAGGTTAGATTTTGTAAACAGTATGGCATTGAAATACATGAAGAGGATTGGCCCATTCATTATTTACCAGAAACTATTATTGCAGATCGAGGAGAATTAGAGGGCGGAAACATCGAGGACTTAATCAATATATTAAATGTTAAAGTACAGAATACCCCTCCCTACCGTGCAGACTTAAAATCAGCAGTGGAAAGGTTCTTCGGGCTTACAAATGAGAGAGTGAAACCATTTTTGCCAGGAGTAGTAGATTTGGACGGGCGAGAAAGAGGAGATAAGGATTACCGACTAAAGGCAAAGCTTGATTTATATCAGTTTACCCAAATTATGATTAAGTGTATTTTATATCACAACAACTATTATAACTTGAACTACTATAAAAGGGATGAAATGATGATCGCAGATGATGTTCCCTGTATTCCCATTAAGCTTTGGAGTTGGGGGATTGCAAATAGAGGTGGAACACTGCGCACCGTTCCTGAAGATGTAGTAAAGTTGGCTCTGATGCCTTCTGATACAGCAACCGTTACAGCAAAAGGGGTAAAATATAAGGATATGTATTATGCATCTACTTCAATGCTAAAGGGACAAGCTTTTGTTAATGCCAGAACAAAAGGGACTTGGAAGGTAAAGATAAGTTTCGACCCTAGGGATATGAACTATATTTATGTACATGGTAAAGGGATTAATGATTATGAAAAATGCTATCTAATAGATGGAAACAGCAGGTATAAGGATAAGGCGATAGAGGAGATTGAATATTTGCTTGCCGTGGAGAGAATGCAGAAAGAAAAAAGTGAAGATGCAGTGGCACAAGCAAAGACACAGCTGATTGTAGAGATAGAGGATATTGTTGAAGAAGCAAATGATGATTACAAGAGAGAGACAAATCCTATAAAAAGTGATAAACAAAGGGTAAAAAATATAAGAGAAAATCGTAAAGCCGAAAAAACAGTGAGAAGGACGGAAGAAGTTTTTGAATTAGGACATGAAGATGAAAATCATTATAGCAGTATTATTTCTAGTAAGAAGGGTTTTGAGGAAGAAAAAAGCACTTTAGATTTGTTCTTTAGAAAACAAAAGGAGGGCTTGGCAAATGGGGGAGGTTTGGATTCCAAGTGGTAG
- a CDS encoding TnsA endonuclease C-terminal domain-containing protein — MVDNIGKYNTEWTKEKYERFIKEGRGLGEGESYKPWLTIQDFPSMGRATRIMGWKTKRIHHFFSDLQLKYFYLLEWEESVVDIREHYPLLDFDEVIEDKMDLRLDKFIDRKTKVPYVLSTTFLITLFKPGNKVEFVARSIKIASDLQKKITIERLEAERRYWSAKGIDWGIVTNKDINTVMSKNVEWLHSTMNTESYNGIKEEQLDELAEGLLYRLKSSESVRKIIRKYEKDYCLDAGTGILLFKYLLLKRKIFINMNEPIKFNIPGQSLWLP, encoded by the coding sequence GTGGTTGATAACATTGGGAAATACAATACCGAATGGACTAAAGAAAAATATGAGCGATTTATAAAGGAAGGGCGTGGGCTAGGAGAAGGAGAGAGTTACAAACCTTGGCTCACAATACAAGATTTTCCCTCTATGGGTAGGGCCACGAGGATAATGGGATGGAAAACAAAGCGTATTCATCATTTTTTCTCTGATTTGCAACTGAAGTATTTCTACCTTTTAGAGTGGGAAGAAAGTGTTGTAGATATTAGAGAACACTATCCTCTTTTAGATTTTGATGAGGTAATTGAGGATAAAATGGATTTAAGACTTGATAAATTTATAGATAGAAAAACCAAGGTGCCATACGTCTTGTCTACTACATTTCTTATTACGTTATTTAAGCCAGGAAATAAGGTAGAATTTGTGGCTAGGAGTATAAAAATAGCTTCAGATTTGCAGAAAAAAATAACTATAGAAAGATTAGAAGCGGAACGGCGATATTGGAGTGCCAAAGGGATAGATTGGGGCATTGTAACAAATAAAGATATTAATACTGTAATGTCAAAAAATGTTGAATGGTTACATTCGACTATGAACACAGAAAGTTATAACGGGATTAAGGAGGAACAATTGGATGAACTGGCGGAAGGGTTATTATATAGATTAAAAAGTTCAGAGTCTGTTCGCAAAATAATAAGGAAATATGAGAAGGACTATTGTCTTGATGCTGGAACAGGTATTTTACTTTTTAAATATTTATTATTAAAGAGGAAAATATTTATCAACATGAATGAGCCCATAAAGTTTAATATACCAGGCCAATCCCTTTGGTTACCTTAA
- a CDS encoding helix-turn-helix domain-containing protein, whose protein sequence is MEKSVDKLYNVKKIRLERAKQGKNIRELADLAKLDPKTVSRIEKQKVIPRPQTIGKIAAALGKNYEDFFCQVR, encoded by the coding sequence ATGGAAAAGTCAGTAGACAAACTATATAATGTCAAAAAAATAAGATTGGAAAGGGCAAAACAAGGCAAAAATATCCGAGAACTTGCCGACTTGGCAAAGCTGGATCCTAAAACAGTATCCCGAATAGAAAAACAAAAGGTAATACCAAGACCACAAACAATCGGGAAAATCGCAGCAGCTTTAGGAAAAAATTATGAAGATTTTTTTTGTCAAGTCCGCTGA